The Leguminivora glycinivorella isolate SPB_JAAS2020 chromosome 4, LegGlyc_1.1, whole genome shotgun sequence genome segment AGTACTTAGaaatattaggtaggtattgtAGACAATTGTTCAGAAAATATATAAAACGTTGCAATTCACTTTTCTCGGACCATTAAATTTGGGACCAAATCATCAGAGTTTTTCTTATATCTGTGATGTATCGTGACGTTGTTGAACAATTGTCTCAACTTTAAGTATCTATACAACGTACCTTTTCTTATGCTCGTAACAACAATGGTTTTAGACTTCAGATTAAGAATCCCGATACATGCACTACATCTATGGGATTAAAAGTATTGTGCATATACAATACGCATACGCACCATTGAAAGACTCAATTACCTACagtttaaatatgtattatcatTACTATTTTTGACTATGCGTAATATGTATACTCATACTTCAGTTTCTTCATATTCTCATTACAGATATGTACCAATTTCCGTTCTGTCTGTCTAAACTAACCTTCGTCCTCATCGTAGTCCATCATTAACATTCGATCATCAGATTCTGATAGTATCTCATCAATCCAAACCGCAATCTGCAGATATACAATGTAAgaatgtaatatttttattataactaGGAAGATGGATAGGTACACATACaaacgcctgtttcccagaaaAGCGTTCATTACCGATTATCggacatttctcatacacgctttCGAGTACTTCATCATCCCCGAAATTTTGCTTTTTTtagttaatctcctctcatccatagATGGATGCATCGTTCATTACCTTATCGAGATGCTTTAGGGTCCTCGAGATTTTCATGTACCCACATGTTTCGCCCAAAATCACATTGGAGAGGCGCAGCATCCTGAAGGTGAGAACTATATTAAAATCAAGTATAGGACTGTTTATATTTTACGTAAATTCTTATCGGAAAAACCTGCAAGACTGAATGTTATTGCTATTATTGCTAATCCGTCTTACCATGAAGAGCAAAAAGTACCAATCGTTAACACCATTCGAATCAGAACAATCTTCTATGCGAGTGTCGCCCCCCTTTAACAGGctgaggcactggtcccaccgcgagctagcaagctatgagctatcggctataaaaactaacaaaagataagcactcctgTGTAAATAAGAGACACGGCGAACTTTATAGTTACTAgcccagcggtgaactatcaatgtcgccgtgtctcttttatttaggtacacgggagtgcttatctttaaCAGCCTTTGGTACCCATCAGCCAGCGTGTACCGCCCGGGTCGTGACAGTGCACCTCCGCTGGATGCCGCGCGTGAACGCCACCGTCGAATTACACGCCCAGCAAAAGCGTGGAGAGGAGAGACACGCACACATTggttctgtctgtctgtctctcttaGCCAGTCTGCAACCTTTGAGGATCAACTGGAACAACTTTACCCATCAGTCACTGCCAGCCTGTGTGTATCGCCCGGGCCGTGACAATCTCTTCTGGATGCCACACGCGAACGCCACCGCCCGGGTTGTGACAGTGACAGCCTCCGCTGGATGCCGCGCGTGAACGCCACCGTCGAATTATACGCCCAGAAAAAGCGAGGAGAGGAGAGACATGCACACATTGGTCCGTGTACGTGTCTGTCTCTCTTAGCAAGTCTGAAGCCTGTGAGGATTAACTTGAACTTTACCCGTCAGCCAGCGTGTACCGCCCGGGCCGTGACAACCTCTGCTGGATGCCGCGCGCGAACGCCACCGTCGCATTGCGCGCCCACAAGAAGCGCTTGTCAGTTACCACAGTGTGCGTGTCCTTCTTTAACAGGCTGCAGTGAGCCCTGGCGGATCAAAAACATTACTTGAATAACCTGATTAAGTTCAAATAAGTATTATACACATTTTATTGCTAATCGACAAGCATACAAGATTAGACGAAGAACTACATTATTCATAATACATAtctacttaataaaataatggaTTCAGTCGAAAGTAATGTACCTATAATATGTTGTAGTAATGTAATAATATCTTCGTACAATTTTGTACAAAACATTACACGTTATAAGAACGTAAGAACACCACATAGGGTAAATAGGTAAACTGTTTCTCAATAATCCATCTTATATTGCGAATCACACATTTTGTAGACGACGaagacctaacctaacctaacactaTTGATGTGTTTACTTACGCATTCTTCTTCTTAGCTTTGCGGCAATTGACAAAGTATTCATACGCCTGGTCGGGTTTGAACGGCTCGTCAGCGTTGAGCATGGCTCGAAACCGCTCTATCTGTTAGGATGTAACACAAATTCTTACATAAAATAAGATATAGGTAATATGGAACAGTGTGAGACAGGTAGCAGTTGGGTTGAGTAAATTGTCTGTAGAGGAGACTAATAGTATTAGCTGTATTAGTAAGTAATAGTAATAACAAAATTTTCATGACTTGAGACactaacattatttaaatacctaataagTATATTCAATCCGATCATTCGCGTAAGATGATCCAAGATTTCTCGATATGTTAAGCTCCAATAACGTAGTATATCTCTACGTGAAAAACCGGAAGGCACTGGATGCTTTGCTGGTACCTAATTGATGCTGGTCGCGTAAGAGTGATTAACCATCGTGAATGAATCGCGTATTGAAGACGTATCCACATCTCAAACTTACTGTCTCTGGCGGCAGTAAGTCCGCATGTTCTCGCCACAGATAGATGACGTTGCGGCGGCGCGGCTTGGCCAGTCTCTCGAGACGATCTGTCAGCACAGCACCGTGCCGGCGGAGACAACGGGCGTGCGCCTTCATGGCGCGCCGGGCTATCTTCACATCGGTCACTTTCGGTGCTCTAAAACGTTGGAAAAACATCAATAAAAGTACCATAGCGAAGTTTCTGCTAAAACTATAATCATAATACGACGGTCCCAAGTAACACTGTCGGATCTACAAAAAtcgtcattttcattttattgcaTTAATGATCTTAAAACATCCAAATTTATAATatgacattttcagaattttacaTTTCTCTCTATTTTCCGAAATAATATGTCACAAGAACGTCGTATCTTACACAGCGTCTAGTTTACAATGTCGGATGTCGCGTTGTAACAATGTTAGCGGGAGCGCGGGTAGGGCGACGCGGTCGTTTGTGCCACTACCCACAATATTGTATGGATAACCGCCGACTTCGCGAGCTCACACACTCTAAACACAAACCACAACATCTAGCTGTCGTATTTCACCACTATAGAAGAAAATGCACAACACAGGTAATTTAGTCGTAAATGACACATGCgacccatattattacctattgtccaataaaaaaccggccaagtgcgagtcggactcgcccaccgagggtcccgtacaaactttcttttaaactacctagttaaaataatctcacgttttcatataactctaatgacttgactagaagacaaaagtataggtactaatgagcattattgtgtatagcgccatcttttcgtgaattcgctaactaatttgcgcgacctgtatactatgttggtttttcagggataattctttataatgttaaccgatttaaacagttttcactttattggaaagaagacggtttacgtaacatctcgtattaatttgaagtacgatatacattcgcaagggtgggtaacatgaaagtaaaaatatgaaaagttttttgtgaattaaaaaaaaagtttccaagatacaaacacgattatattttttctgtaatatttagcataaaaccaatgtttcctaaaattttcataatttttagttggtaaacttcggagataagggggggggaacggtattttttttacattttccttcaaaattcttttttttttccacaacaaaaaaatgataaaaaatagtttatttacgttcaatttgcgctctttctaacgatatcccacttgatctagtaacttgaaatttacagtttgccccccattcattttggccattttctacaattaaaattcataaattaaaaaaaattatactttctatttgtagaggtttacaatgttcataactattccaaatttcaagttgatagcattagtagttctcgagatatttaggaatgtgacagacggacagacagacggacagagtcgcaccataagggttcctgtttgtacctttttggtacggaaccctaaaaaaggcattAGTGACACATACGACCATTTTATATGAACCATGTCCAAACAAAAAAGTAGTATGTGACACATCCGACAAAATCGTTTAATAATCTCCTGGCAAGAATGTCGGTTGTACTATTTCTGAGGTTTCCTCaagtattttcttatttttacttatGCACATCTTAAGAGTATCTAAAAATAGTAACTATTCCTAAATTTTATAACTTAATATCataatttgacaattttatagAGCAAAAACCTGTTTGCAAAACTTTGATTGGCTCTGCTGGAAAGTAGTCATTTCGCAAATCCGACAGTGTTACTTGGGACCGGCATGTGGAACCACAGTAAGTTCGCTGAGAACTTGTGACAGGACATCGGATTTTTGTCTAGTAACTAAGTAGGTGTGAGGTCAACGCTGATACCCCGGTATATCATCAGACTATAAATTGTACCTGCTGTATTATTAGGCGGGTTAGGACCAGCACAAGGGCTTTATTGGCATCGTAAAACGGATGAGGGTACTTGACTTCAATACAGTTTACATGCATGGGATATACAACAGGAGTGATAGCAGTGGTAGTTACTTTGGTCTAGCAGGTTTTGGCAGACGGAACACGGATTTGTGCTGCACGCTGATGATGCAGCCAGCGACGTTGGCCTTACCGACGGAGATCGAGTTTACTTCGGTTCAATACGGTCTAGGTGGGATGGGATGAATTACGTACACAAGGAGCTATATTAAGAGTGATAGTTAACTTACTTTGGTTTAGCAGGCTTCGGCAACGGGTGCGCCGGCGGACGGACCACGGATTTGTGCTGCACACTAATGCTGCGGCCAGCCACGATTGCCTCGGCCACCGAGGGCGGTGCGGCGCTGACATTGTAGGGCGGGTAAGGCGGGTACTTGGCTGCAATACGGAAATGAACCAGGAATCATGAGATATGTGTGACGTGATTGTTGCATTCTCACCTACTGTGCCACACAGCAAAAACGCCATAATCTACTGGAACccgtttatatttttatatggcaacaaaGGTATGTTACGATATATTTGGCGCGCTGACacagtaggtatatatatattcgATACTGACTATACCTACACATCATTGTACCTACTTAACTACTTTGTGGCTCAAAAAGATGATTCATCGATAAACGAGAATTCTAGTTAAATAAATGGATATAGTTCTGAAACGACTTAAGATGTTACTTAATTATCAGCGGGAATCCCACGCATGACTTTCACTTCATTTCGCTTGTAGCAGAGTCCGCTATCCTGaaggtcgtatcaaaaccaGGGCACAACCAGTTgtaaaatctgaagtctatacTTGAAATATGTCCGTCTATGTGATTGAAAGAGAACTACTAATTAAATcgacaaaataataacaaaatacttACAACCCATATTAACGCTCCAGTAACTTGAATGTTACCTAAATTTGGAAACAGTCCTGTTACGTTTTA includes the following:
- the LOC125225243 gene encoding uncharacterized protein LOC125225243; translation: MGSKYPPYPPYNVSAAPPSVAEAIVAGRSISVQHKSVVRPPAHPLPKPAKPKAPKVTDVKIARRAMKAHARCLRRHGAVLTDRLERLAKPRRRNVIYLWREHADLLPPETIERFRAMLNADEPFKPDQAYEYFVNCRKAKKKNAAHCSLLKKDTHTVVTDKRFLWARNATVAFARGIQQRLSRPGRYTLADGMLRLSNVILGETCGYMKISRTLKHLDKIAVWIDEILSESDDRMLMMDYDEDEADRLCGGVESTTCRGPRSRESTPACRGRRGRKPTLCTRRDYNPTTYRGRRDRKSSSSTCPRGCKSTTTASRQCGAKIRIVKVLKYSPAGLRHY